In one Thermococcus sp. 2319x1 genomic region, the following are encoded:
- a CDS encoding DUF402 domain-containing protein: MSTNSEVSVRIRGIYSTALTKLLLDEGFKISQPSQKVAERLGIEKVYDEFDVDIQDKKDSHGVVLVGEKVEEVKKVFEEKFLDVFFRKMPYQLYGIYKGIVIKKDERYVYVDIGNAIGTLLIEEFPDAAEGDEVLVQVKKNNLLPHLSVLLTIPGDYAVLIPKPVGTQKHVKISRKIRDQSERERLRILGLSVDLGEWGVLWRTAAAYKDWNLLRDELIKLSKIAEKLKEAEKYSAPAQVVEGRDIYEVEFGGAAKAKLDDIRNTVVPTIEGHHKFKAYDPEFGFAVEIGEGILSKIPSQRRKVSEGFLEALIDNKGPKQGWLFRFEHVKPDGQVIKIGPGEVVEVSLNPLKLKVRRNLKPGRFYDGLDLPIEAGDYAITEIEEGKWWFKHSYYDRGGNLKGEYYNICTPVEIYPDKARYVDLEVDIVKWPDGKKEIVDKDELRRHYEEGVISEKLYKAIVRLTQELFEKV, encoded by the coding sequence ATGTCTACAAACTCAGAGGTTTCGGTGAGGATTAGGGGGATATACAGCACTGCCTTGACAAAGTTGCTCCTCGATGAAGGCTTTAAGATAAGCCAGCCAAGTCAGAAGGTTGCTGAAAGACTGGGCATTGAAAAGGTCTACGATGAGTTCGATGTGGATATTCAAGACAAAAAAGACTCCCATGGCGTGGTGCTGGTTGGAGAAAAGGTTGAAGAGGTTAAGAAGGTTTTTGAGGAGAAATTTTTAGACGTTTTCTTTAGAAAAATGCCCTACCAACTTTACGGCATATATAAAGGAATCGTTATCAAAAAGGACGAAAGATACGTGTATGTGGACATAGGAAATGCAATTGGAACTTTGCTAATAGAAGAGTTTCCAGATGCTGCTGAAGGGGACGAGGTGCTTGTTCAGGTCAAGAAAAACAACCTCCTTCCTCATTTGAGTGTCTTACTCACCATACCCGGGGACTATGCGGTGCTTATTCCAAAACCCGTTGGAACCCAGAAACATGTGAAAATATCAAGGAAGATCAGGGATCAGTCAGAGAGAGAAAGGCTTAGAATACTTGGATTGAGTGTCGATCTTGGAGAATGGGGGGTTTTGTGGAGAACGGCAGCAGCGTATAAAGATTGGAATCTCTTGCGTGATGAGCTGATAAAGCTTTCAAAGATCGCTGAGAAGTTAAAGGAAGCTGAAAAGTACTCCGCTCCAGCTCAAGTGGTTGAGGGTAGAGACATCTATGAAGTCGAATTTGGCGGTGCGGCAAAGGCAAAGCTTGATGACATAAGAAATACCGTAGTTCCTACGATAGAGGGGCATCACAAGTTCAAGGCATATGATCCCGAGTTTGGGTTTGCCGTTGAAATTGGGGAGGGAATTTTAAGCAAAATCCCTTCTCAGAGAAGAAAGGTTAGCGAAGGCTTTTTAGAGGCATTGATCGACAATAAGGGGCCAAAGCAAGGATGGCTTTTCAGATTTGAGCACGTTAAGCCAGACGGTCAAGTAATCAAGATAGGTCCGGGGGAAGTGGTGGAGGTTTCCTTGAATCCGCTGAAGCTGAAGGTAAGAAGGAATCTAAAGCCGGGTAGATTCTATGATGGCTTAGATTTACCAATAGAAGCTGGGGATTATGCAATAACTGAGATCGAAGAAGGAAAATGGTGGTTCAAGCACAGCTATTACGATAGAGGTGGTAACCTAAAGGGAGAATACTACAACATCTGCACCCCAGTTGAGATATATCCAGATAAGGCAAGGTACGTTGATTTAGAGGTTGATATCGTAAAGTGGCCTGACGGGAAGAAGGAGATCGTAGACAAAGACGAGCTCAGGAGACATTATGAAGAGGGGGTTATAAGTGAAAAGCTCTACAAGGCTATAGTGAGATTAACTCAGGAGCTTTTTGAGAAGGTTTAA
- the radB gene encoding DNA repair and recombination protein RadB, producing MLTTGSKSLDELLGGGIGRGVLTQVYGAFATGKTTLAMQVGLLNDGKVAYIDTEGGFSPERLATMAETRGLDKEKILQKFLIFESFDFKEQKKTISGLKKIINERFSLIVVDSITNHYRVEKNKSAVTADLGKQLQTLLWLARKYNLGVIVVNQVYFDSEHNLLKPIAEHTLGYKCKDILRLEKLRDGFRIAVLERHRLKPEGGIVYFKITDKGIEDAEKIKPSQKAPELISL from the coding sequence ATGCTAACCACCGGCAGTAAGAGCTTAGACGAATTACTAGGTGGAGGAATAGGCAGGGGAGTGTTAACTCAGGTATACGGTGCATTTGCTACTGGAAAAACCACTCTAGCAATGCAGGTGGGCCTTTTAAATGATGGAAAAGTGGCTTATATAGATACTGAGGGAGGGTTCTCCCCCGAGAGATTGGCCACAATGGCTGAAACCAGAGGACTTGACAAAGAAAAAATCCTCCAGAAGTTTCTAATTTTTGAATCGTTTGATTTCAAAGAACAGAAAAAAACTATCTCAGGCCTTAAAAAGATCATAAATGAAAGATTCTCTCTAATCGTAGTGGATTCAATAACCAACCACTATAGAGTAGAAAAAAACAAAAGTGCAGTTACCGCTGATCTCGGAAAGCAACTTCAGACTCTGCTTTGGCTTGCAAGAAAATACAATCTGGGGGTTATTGTTGTAAATCAAGTCTATTTTGATTCAGAACACAATCTCCTAAAGCCCATAGCAGAGCATACCTTGGGATATAAGTGTAAAGACATCCTCAGATTAGAAAAGCTAAGGGATGGCTTCAGAATCGCGGTTTTGGAAAGACATAGGCTCAAACCAGAGGGGGGTATTGTTTACTTTAAAATAACGGATAAAGGAATAGAAGATGCGGAAAAAATTAAACCTTCTCAAAAAGCTCCTGAGTTAATCTCACTATAG
- a CDS encoding MBL fold metallo-hydrolase, with product MKIIWYGHACFWIEINGVKILIDPYEYVNDDAIDGIDYILVTHEHIDHYGKTPLLARLRDATVIGPKPVYLMAISDGITKVMEIEGEQEIELENKVRVKAIFMEHPSSQYPVGYIISNEQKTLFHTGDTYYSPIFKNFRGKIDVLFVPISGRSTANVREAANIVEVVRPKIVIPMHYGVYSEGNVEELIKELRERRIWVLVKVPEVGKPLEV from the coding sequence ATGAAGATTATCTGGTATGGTCATGCTTGTTTTTGGATTGAAATAAATGGTGTGAAAATTCTGATAGACCCCTATGAATATGTCAATGACGATGCCATAGACGGCATCGATTACATACTGGTTACCCATGAACACATAGACCACTACGGCAAAACACCCCTTCTTGCGAGACTTAGAGATGCAACTGTAATAGGACCCAAACCCGTCTACCTGATGGCAATAAGCGACGGAATAACCAAAGTCATGGAGATAGAAGGAGAACAAGAGATAGAACTTGAAAACAAGGTTAGAGTAAAGGCGATATTTATGGAGCACCCCTCAAGCCAGTATCCGGTAGGGTACATCATATCCAATGAGCAGAAAACACTTTTCCATACAGGGGATACCTATTACAGCCCGATTTTCAAAAATTTCCGGGGCAAAATAGATGTCCTTTTCGTACCAATAAGCGGAAGGTCAACTGCAAACGTGAGGGAGGCGGCAAACATAGTTGAAGTAGTTCGGCCAAAAATAGTAATACCGATGCACTATGGCGTCTACAGTGAAGGAAATGTGGAAGAACTAATTAAAGAGCTCAGGGAGAGAAGGATATGGGTTCTGGTAAAAGTTCCAGAAGTTGGAAAGCCCCTTGAAGTGTAG
- a CDS encoding ASCH domain-containing protein, producing MKGLIVKEPFASWIVEGKKKWEIRKSSTKIRGEVYIINRGFAIGKAELVDVLGPFTPEELKVHKEKHLAEYEFLKGYSNGKRLYAWVFKNPVKFERPLGVIMAKGAQIWVNIRGFKE from the coding sequence ATGAAGGGGTTAATAGTCAAGGAACCATTTGCTTCGTGGATTGTGGAAGGAAAGAAGAAATGGGAAATTAGAAAGAGCTCCACCAAGATTAGAGGGGAAGTTTACATTATAAACAGGGGTTTTGCAATAGGAAAAGCGGAACTTGTGGATGTCTTGGGTCCCTTCACACCTGAGGAGCTAAAGGTGCATAAGGAAAAGCATCTCGCAGAATATGAGTTCCTAAAGGGCTATTCAAACGGTAAGAGACTTTACGCGTGGGTTTTCAAAAATCCTGTGAAGTTTGAGAGGCCATTGGGGGTTATAATGGCAAAAGGTGCTCAAATATGGGTTAATATAAGGGGGTTCAAGGAGTGA
- a CDS encoding DUF1614 domain-containing protein: MRRYFFLPLTLPFLVLLIFLLTILFILFAGTITLAFQKLGLPLPVAFTLFWASLIGSFINIPVKEIRSYGPIVRVAKVSFFGITYPVPYVDWGEQKTIVSVNVGGALVPLSVVLYELLRLIVLEQNDLLIRVAVAVFVSTIVSKTFSRPVKGLGIAIPTFVPPLVAALLALTIGASNKPLVAYTSGTMGVLIGADLLNWNKLKDLGAPMVSIGGAGTFDGIFLAGVIAVLLV; this comes from the coding sequence GTGAGGAGGTACTTTTTTCTACCTCTAACCTTGCCTTTCTTAGTTCTCTTGATTTTCTTGTTAACTATTCTTTTCATACTCTTTGCAGGTACAATAACACTGGCATTTCAAAAGCTGGGACTTCCTCTTCCAGTAGCTTTTACGCTGTTTTGGGCTTCATTAATAGGAAGCTTCATCAACATTCCGGTTAAGGAGATCAGAAGCTATGGGCCAATTGTTAGAGTTGCCAAAGTGTCTTTTTTTGGCATCACTTATCCCGTTCCATACGTTGACTGGGGTGAGCAAAAAACAATAGTGAGTGTTAACGTTGGGGGAGCTCTTGTTCCCCTGAGTGTGGTTCTCTATGAGCTATTGAGGCTTATAGTCCTTGAACAAAATGATCTTTTAATTAGAGTGGCGGTCGCCGTTTTTGTCTCGACGATAGTTAGCAAAACCTTTTCAAGACCAGTGAAAGGATTAGGCATAGCAATTCCTACTTTTGTTCCCCCCTTAGTTGCTGCTCTCCTTGCCCTCACTATAGGGGCATCAAATAAGCCCCTGGTGGCGTATACAAGCGGTACAATGGGTGTCCTTATAGGGGCTGATTTGTTAAACTGGAACAAGCTCAAAGATCTCGGAGCTCCGATGGTTAGCATAGGAGGTGCCGGTACTTTCGATGGTATTTTTCTTGCCGGTGTTATTGCGGTGTTGCTGGTATGA
- a CDS encoding ribose-phosphate diphosphokinase yields MKVVLGSGAYHMAEEVKMKASKYGREVLEVEIKKFPDGEKYVRILGEGKEAVVVQSTFNPQDEHLIELLLLGDALKERGFEHLKAVVPYLAYSRQDRVTKEGEPISVRAVMKALGIYYDELYVFDLHNPKTLEYFPGKAVNLSPARAIAEYFREKLGEGLVLAPDKGALERAKAVAELLGLEFSHFEKKRVSPTEVRMTPVEVDVKGKNVLIVDDIISTGGTMVKAADILREMGAGKIFVAATHGVFAEGAIERVSKAVDELAVTNTIPTSVSKISLVEDILRL; encoded by the coding sequence ATGAAAGTAGTACTGGGGAGTGGGGCTTATCACATGGCCGAAGAGGTTAAGATGAAGGCAAGCAAATACGGCAGGGAAGTTTTGGAGGTTGAGATAAAGAAGTTCCCCGATGGGGAAAAGTACGTAAGGATTCTTGGAGAGGGAAAAGAAGCTGTTGTTGTTCAATCCACCTTTAATCCTCAAGATGAGCACCTTATTGAGCTACTCCTCTTGGGAGATGCACTTAAAGAGAGAGGGTTTGAGCATCTTAAGGCAGTTGTTCCGTATCTGGCTTATTCAAGGCAGGACAGGGTTACCAAAGAAGGAGAGCCAATAAGCGTTAGGGCAGTTATGAAGGCTCTTGGCATCTATTATGATGAGCTTTATGTCTTTGACCTCCATAATCCAAAAACTCTGGAATACTTCCCGGGGAAGGCAGTTAACTTAAGCCCTGCCAGAGCCATAGCCGAGTACTTTAGGGAAAAGCTTGGTGAAGGGTTAGTTTTAGCTCCGGACAAGGGTGCATTGGAGAGGGCAAAGGCTGTTGCGGAGCTTCTTGGTTTAGAGTTTAGCCACTTCGAGAAGAAGCGCGTCTCTCCAACCGAAGTTCGGATGACTCCAGTAGAAGTTGACGTGAAAGGGAAAAACGTGCTCATAGTGGATGACATCATAAGCACTGGGGGCACTATGGTAAAGGCTGCCGACATACTAAGGGAGATGGGCGCTGGAAAAATATTTGTTGCTGCAACCCATGGGGTCTTTGCCGAAGGGGCTATTGAGAGAGTTAGCAAAGCAGTTGATGAGCTTGCCGTTACAAACACTATTCCCACTTCAGTTTCGAAGATAAGTCTTGTGGAAGACATTTTGAGGCTTTAA
- a CDS encoding magnesium-dependent phosphatase-1 — MKLLVLDLDGTLWDHCDASKLVPPFTRNGNEVTDAYGNRLRLFDGVLEFLEWARGRFLLSVASWNIEEFVRPILEEFGIWEYFVFPKIEYHPNKADMILRTLKQLESEGYKISEVIYVDDRTIHLEDVKRSIPNLRFIHMWVDVRSFEELKELLERL, encoded by the coding sequence ATGAAATTGCTGGTACTTGATTTGGACGGAACCTTGTGGGATCATTGCGACGCCTCCAAACTTGTTCCTCCATTTACAAGGAATGGAAATGAAGTGACCGACGCATATGGGAATAGGCTGAGGCTGTTTGATGGAGTTTTGGAGTTTTTAGAGTGGGCAAGAGGCAGGTTTCTTTTAAGCGTTGCAAGTTGGAACATTGAGGAGTTTGTGAGGCCGATTCTGGAGGAATTTGGCATTTGGGAGTATTTTGTCTTTCCAAAAATAGAATACCACCCAAACAAAGCAGACATGATACTTCGAACGTTGAAGCAACTCGAGAGTGAAGGATACAAAATATCGGAAGTTATTTATGTTGATGATAGGACAATTCACCTTGAGGATGTAAAGAGGAGCATTCCAAACCTCAGGTTTATACACATGTGGGTTGATGTAAGGAGCTTTGAGGAGCTTAAGGAACTCCTGGAAAGATTATAA
- a CDS encoding DUF366 family protein — protein sequence MELLVVTDRRIDYDGSAIRSHWAYRNFGALGNSIVVFRGKCDVKVEEMIDIEDLRQRKEIKSDDMVHYIIEVFDYPNVLLASALQKLFIAKLCELLGEYGIKTSRKGDDIYIDGRKLSISIATVSPVSIKIHIGINVEAKGIPKGVNAIGLKELGILDIPEFMKKSGKALAEEFVKVKKDSLKVRWAE from the coding sequence ATGGAGCTTTTGGTTGTAACTGACAGAAGGATAGATTACGATGGTTCGGCAATAAGAAGTCACTGGGCCTACAGAAACTTTGGGGCTTTGGGAAATTCTATAGTGGTTTTTAGAGGCAAATGTGATGTAAAAGTTGAGGAAATGATTGATATTGAAGACCTCCGGCAGAGAAAGGAAATTAAAAGCGACGATATGGTCCACTATATAATAGAGGTTTTTGATTATCCCAACGTTCTTTTGGCCTCTGCTCTCCAGAAACTCTTTATAGCAAAGCTTTGCGAGCTATTAGGAGAATATGGCATAAAAACCTCTCGGAAAGGGGATGACATCTACATCGATGGCAGAAAGCTCAGTATCTCAATAGCCACGGTTTCGCCGGTTAGTATAAAAATACACATCGGGATAAACGTTGAGGCAAAGGGAATTCCGAAGGGAGTCAACGCAATTGGGCTTAAAGAGCTTGGAATTCTTGATATTCCGGAGTTTATGAAAAAGAGTGGAAAAGCCCTGGCTGAAGAGTTTGTCAAAGTGAAAAAAGACAGCCTCAAGGTGAGATGGGCTGAATAG
- the lysS gene encoding lysine--tRNA ligase, with protein MVHWADYMAEKIIKERGDKEEYVVESGITPSGYVHIGNFRELFTAYIVGHALRDKGKRVRHIHMWDDYDRFRKVPKNVPKEWSEYLTMPVSEVPDPWGCHDSYADHFMGIFEEEVEKLGIEVDFLRASKLYKSGEYANEIRLALKKREKIMEILNRFRDMAKQSHLPDNWQPIQIYCPKCRKEAEFVKWDGEWKVFYKCPHCGAEGETEIREGNVKLRWRVDWPMRWAHFKVDFEPAGKDHLAAGSSYDTGREIVENVFGWKVPMTLMYEFVGIKGQKGKMSGSKGNVILLSDLYEVLEPGVIRFIYARHRPNKEIKIDLGLGLLNLYDEFDRVERLYFGLEEAKNLEEAEELKRTYELSMPSLPNRLIAQAPFRFLVVLVQMPHLTGEKIIEILKEQGHVPAQLDEEDLNRTRLRIQLAKNWVEKYAPDEVKFEIQEKIPQIEISEEIREALMEVAEWFEGREKFTVDELNSIIFNAAKKRNIPSEKYFGVLYNLFIGKDRGPRLAPFLASLDREFVIKRLKLES; from the coding sequence ATGGTTCATTGGGCTGACTATATGGCGGAAAAGATCATCAAGGAGAGAGGGGACAAAGAAGAGTATGTGGTGGAAAGCGGAATAACGCCGAGTGGTTACGTTCATATAGGAAACTTTAGGGAACTCTTTACCGCTTATATTGTGGGACATGCACTGAGGGATAAAGGAAAGAGAGTTAGGCACATTCATATGTGGGACGATTACGACCGCTTTAGAAAGGTACCGAAGAACGTCCCCAAGGAGTGGAGTGAATACTTAACAATGCCAGTCAGTGAAGTTCCAGATCCGTGGGGATGTCACGACAGCTACGCGGATCATTTTATGGGTATCTTTGAGGAAGAGGTTGAAAAGCTTGGGATTGAGGTTGATTTTCTTAGGGCAAGCAAACTTTACAAAAGCGGGGAATATGCGAACGAAATCAGGTTAGCCCTCAAAAAGAGGGAGAAAATAATGGAAATCTTGAACAGGTTTAGGGATATGGCAAAGCAATCTCATCTGCCCGATAATTGGCAGCCGATACAGATTTACTGTCCAAAATGTAGGAAAGAAGCTGAGTTTGTTAAATGGGATGGGGAATGGAAGGTTTTTTATAAATGTCCGCACTGCGGTGCCGAGGGCGAAACCGAAATAAGGGAGGGCAACGTCAAGCTTCGCTGGCGCGTTGATTGGCCAATGAGGTGGGCTCATTTCAAAGTGGATTTCGAACCGGCAGGAAAGGATCACTTAGCTGCTGGAAGCTCTTATGACACCGGGAGGGAAATAGTGGAGAATGTCTTTGGCTGGAAGGTGCCGATGACATTGATGTATGAATTCGTTGGCATAAAGGGTCAAAAGGGCAAAATGAGCGGAAGCAAGGGGAATGTTATTCTCCTCAGCGATCTTTATGAGGTTCTCGAGCCCGGTGTCATAAGGTTCATATACGCAAGACATAGGCCAAACAAGGAAATCAAGATCGACTTAGGCTTGGGCTTGCTTAATCTTTACGACGAATTTGATAGGGTTGAGAGACTGTATTTTGGCTTGGAGGAGGCTAAAAACCTTGAAGAAGCTGAAGAACTCAAAAGGACATATGAACTTTCGATGCCCTCTCTCCCGAACCGCTTGATTGCTCAGGCCCCCTTTAGATTCCTCGTTGTCCTTGTTCAAATGCCCCACCTAACTGGAGAGAAGATAATTGAAATACTAAAAGAACAGGGTCACGTTCCGGCACAGCTTGACGAGGAAGACCTGAACAGAACTCGGCTCAGAATACAGCTTGCCAAAAACTGGGTTGAAAAATACGCTCCCGATGAGGTTAAATTTGAGATTCAGGAAAAAATTCCACAAATTGAGATAAGCGAAGAAATAAGAGAAGCCCTTATGGAAGTTGCGGAGTGGTTTGAGGGAAGAGAAAAATTCACAGTCGATGAGCTCAATTCGATTATATTCAACGCCGCCAAGAAGAGAAACATACCAAGCGAGAAGTACTTTGGGGTTCTCTACAACCTCTTCATAGGAAAGGATAGAGGACCAAGACTTGCTCCCTTCTTGGCATCACTGGACAGGGAATTTGTCATAAAAAGGCTTAAGCTTGAGAGCTGA
- a CDS encoding class I SAM-dependent methyltransferase, translated as MSFKEYYRAFKAYTDINSKEYQRRIEELEPYLLRVMKRKGKVLDLACGVGGFSFLLEDYGFEVVGVDISEDMIKKAIEYAKEKNSRVKFIVGDARELPFEDETFDYVLFLGNTTVHFLPKELNEVFKEVKRVLKKDGLFLINFVDMRELLSRVQMGTIVGEEYWISRVMVDEGEKTAVIEYESEKDSFKVRFTIWGKTAIELLAKLYFTPLESFKLDDISYLNVYKK; from the coding sequence ATGAGCTTTAAAGAGTATTACCGTGCATTTAAGGCTTACACCGATATAAACTCGAAGGAATACCAACGGAGAATAGAAGAGCTCGAACCCTATCTGCTCAGAGTTATGAAGAGAAAAGGAAAAGTTTTGGACTTGGCATGCGGTGTCGGAGGGTTCTCCTTTCTTCTTGAAGATTATGGATTTGAAGTTGTTGGAGTTGATATAAGCGAGGATATGATCAAAAAAGCCATAGAATACGCAAAGGAAAAAAATTCCAGGGTGAAATTTATTGTTGGAGATGCAAGAGAGTTGCCCTTTGAAGATGAAACGTTTGATTACGTCCTCTTTCTTGGAAATACAACTGTCCACTTCTTACCTAAAGAACTTAATGAAGTCTTTAAGGAGGTTAAAAGAGTTCTCAAAAAAGATGGGCTGTTTCTGATAAATTTTGTAGACATGAGGGAACTCCTTTCAAGAGTCCAAATGGGAACCATAGTTGGAGAGGAATACTGGATAAGCAGGGTAATGGTTGACGAAGGAGAAAAAACTGCCGTGATAGAGTACGAGAGCGAGAAAGATTCTTTTAAGGTGAGATTTACAATATGGGGAAAAACTGCCATAGAGTTGCTCGCAAAACTCTATTTCACTCCCCTAGAGAGCTTTAAACTTGACGATATATCCTACTTAAATGTGTATAAAAAATAA
- a CDS encoding indolepyruvate oxidoreductase subunit beta: MEFNLIIAGVGGQGGLTLSRIIGNAAMKEGYNVRIGETLGMSQRYGSVLSYLRFGEEVYSPLIEEGEADLMLALEPVEALRNARFLSDKSYAIVNAYPIHTATTLVGKERYPSLEEISGVLSRICTVEMRNFQKEADKINPRTLGVLMLGFAYGKGLIPLKKESLLSGIQETLKPTLWEINIKAFERGVELAK, translated from the coding sequence GTGGAGTTCAATCTGATAATAGCGGGAGTTGGGGGACAGGGGGGGCTTACACTCTCAAGGATCATTGGAAATGCCGCAATGAAAGAGGGATACAATGTTAGGATAGGAGAAACCCTTGGAATGAGTCAGCGCTACGGTAGTGTGCTTAGCTATCTCCGATTTGGGGAGGAAGTTTATTCTCCTCTTATCGAGGAAGGAGAAGCAGATTTGATGCTAGCCCTTGAGCCGGTTGAAGCTCTAAGAAATGCGAGATTCCTAAGCGACAAAAGCTATGCTATAGTAAACGCTTATCCGATTCACACAGCCACGACATTGGTCGGAAAAGAGAGGTATCCAAGTCTTGAGGAAATAAGTGGTGTCCTTTCAAGAATATGCACCGTTGAGATGAGGAACTTTCAGAAGGAGGCGGACAAGATAAATCCCCGCACTCTGGGAGTGCTCATGCTTGGATTTGCCTATGGTAAAGGTTTGATCCCATTAAAGAAGGAGAGCCTTTTGAGTGGAATTCAAGAAACATTAAAGCCAACTCTTTGGGAAATCAACATTAAGGCTTTTGAAAGAGGGGTGGAACTTGCTAAATGA
- a CDS encoding metal-dependent transcriptional regulator yields the protein MEITKREEEYLETMYILQKNKGIIRVRDISKKLGVRPPSVVDALKKLNEKGLIDYEKYDRILLTEKGLEIAKETYQKHVLLMRFFTEILGIPPEIAEEDACQFEHYVHEITAERMKEFAQYIQEHCPYVLKQFLKEHMEKEEAKTQKSPPK from the coding sequence GTGGAAATAACAAAGAGAGAGGAGGAGTACCTCGAGACTATGTACATACTCCAAAAGAACAAAGGGATAATCAGGGTAAGGGATATTTCAAAAAAACTGGGCGTTAGACCGCCAAGTGTGGTGGATGCCTTAAAAAAGTTAAATGAAAAAGGCTTGATAGACTACGAAAAGTACGACAGGATTCTTTTAACTGAGAAGGGGCTTGAAATAGCTAAAGAAACTTACCAAAAACACGTCCTCTTGATGAGATTTTTCACCGAAATACTTGGAATTCCTCCGGAAATAGCGGAGGAAGATGCGTGCCAGTTTGAACATTACGTTCATGAGATTACGGCTGAGAGGATGAAGGAGTTTGCCCAGTATATCCAGGAACACTGTCCCTACGTCCTCAAGCAGTTTCTTAAAGAACATATGGAAAAAGAAGAGGCGAAAACTCAAAAGAGTCCTCCCAAGTAG
- a CDS encoding NCS2 family permease has product MKALEKYFEFEKYKTDMRTEVLAGITTFMTMAYILFVNPAILSDAMGKEAFNSLVAVTALAAGISTIIMGIYAKKPFALAPGMGLNAYFAYSVVLGMGYDWRVALAAVFVEGIIFIILSVTKVRSAIIHAIPLSQKYAVGAGIGLFLTLIGLNDVGLLTAVVGENGVLKFTGFNASALGTKAGLLFLFGLFLAAILISLRVKGALLISILTTSILGWISGAAPWPEHLFSTPDISYTFLKLDLQGLLNIGAIGVVFAFFMVDFFDTLGTVTGLSAKAGFLTKEGKVPDAEKVLLTDAIGTTLGALLGTSTVTTYIESAAGIEEGGRTGMTALVTGLLFLAIGLFIAPIAQAIPAFATAPALVIVGYYMLSAIRGVDFDDASEAIPAFLVLITIPYTYSIADGIGMGFISYTIIKLFSGRGKEIHPLMYVLALIFTGYFAYLGGLF; this is encoded by the coding sequence ATGAAGGCTCTTGAGAAATATTTCGAGTTTGAGAAATACAAAACGGACATGAGAACGGAGGTACTCGCGGGGATAACAACTTTCATGACAATGGCATATATTCTATTCGTAAACCCTGCAATATTAAGCGATGCGATGGGAAAAGAAGCCTTTAACTCACTTGTAGCGGTAACGGCACTTGCAGCAGGAATTTCCACAATAATAATGGGCATCTATGCCAAAAAGCCCTTTGCTTTAGCTCCGGGAATGGGACTGAATGCCTACTTTGCTTACAGTGTCGTGCTTGGAATGGGCTACGATTGGAGAGTGGCACTTGCAGCAGTTTTTGTTGAGGGAATAATCTTCATAATACTCAGCGTTACCAAAGTTAGGAGCGCAATAATCCATGCAATCCCACTAAGCCAGAAATATGCCGTTGGAGCTGGAATAGGGCTTTTTTTGACATTGATAGGCCTTAATGACGTTGGTCTTCTAACCGCTGTTGTCGGTGAAAACGGAGTCCTTAAGTTCACCGGGTTCAATGCCTCAGCACTTGGAACAAAAGCAGGTCTTTTGTTCTTATTTGGCCTTTTCCTAGCTGCAATCCTTATAAGCCTCCGAGTGAAGGGTGCCCTATTAATTTCAATCCTTACCACAAGCATTCTGGGATGGATAAGCGGAGCTGCACCCTGGCCAGAACATCTCTTTTCAACCCCAGACATAAGCTACACATTCCTAAAACTTGACCTTCAGGGTCTCCTCAACATAGGGGCAATTGGTGTAGTGTTTGCCTTCTTCATGGTCGACTTCTTCGACACCCTTGGAACAGTAACGGGATTAAGTGCCAAGGCGGGCTTTCTGACAAAAGAAGGCAAAGTACCGGATGCAGAGAAGGTTCTCCTGACGGATGCAATAGGCACAACACTTGGAGCACTCCTTGGGACTTCAACCGTAACAACATATATAGAAAGCGCCGCTGGAATTGAAGAGGGCGGAAGAACAGGGATGACAGCTTTAGTAACGGGTTTACTGTTCCTTGCAATAGGATTGTTCATAGCACCCATTGCGCAAGCAATTCCGGCTTTTGCTACCGCACCGGCTCTGGTTATAGTTGGCTACTACATGTTAAGTGCAATAAGGGGAGTTGACTTCGATGACGCGAGCGAAGCTATTCCCGCATTTCTGGTACTCATAACGATTCCCTACACGTACTCAATAGCGGATGGAATAGGAATGGGCTTTATAAGCTATACCATAATAAAGCTGTTCAGCGGAAGAGGAAAAGAGATACACCCACTGATGTACGTACTGGCATTAATCTTCACAGGCTACTTTGCCTACTTGGGAGGACTCTTTTGA